The following coding sequences lie in one Apium graveolens cultivar Ventura chromosome 3, ASM990537v1, whole genome shotgun sequence genomic window:
- the LOC141713964 gene encoding protein FAR1-RELATED SEQUENCE 5-like: MWDEHTSTFEWILRTWLEGVGNNPPLTIITDQDQAMASAIAVVLPNTTHLLCSWHTSQKFPEKLAHYYSAFPEFKTDFNNCIYKSLTECVFEARWASFVEKYHLQDHKWLNRLYELKHKWIHAYTRNKFSAFQNSTSRSEGMNSFFDKYVSSTTGLKEFIENAQKALARQFMREKEEDYVTINLKRPMKLHITLEYHASCIYTKEMFRRFQDELVESSKYFVEKDRRASEEGEGMGDVYTYYSCYRPMSEPTRRNVYFVAFEKASSLGMCTCRMLEHSGLPCRHLLAVFTKKRVSEIPPYYINQRWTIHANRVDGVLPYNLDVGQSHEMTSTDRFNSMTMLTMSFCQSSIASKERYDYAVGVMNREIPILERMSVDGIKSYESNSHAPNASAHEEPIIDPIMSQTKWRQKDVRFKSLIESIGKKEKPSRRCTYCQMEDHDKRKCATRLEDLKNVQESQYN; the protein is encoded by the coding sequence ATGTGGGATGAACACACGTCGACTTTTGAGTGGATTCTTCGTACTTGGCTTGAAGGTGTGGGGAATAATCCTCCATTGACTATAATCACGGATCAAGATCAAGCCATGGCAAGCGCTATTGCGGTTGTACTCCCGAATACTACCCATTTATTGTGTTCTTGGCACACTAGTCAAAAATTCCCCGAGAAATTAGCTCATTATTATTCGGCTTTTCCGGAATTCAAGACGGACTTCAACAATTGCATTTATAAATCTCTCACCGAATGTGTTTTTGAAGCTAGATGGGCGTCGTTTGTGGAAAAGTATCACTTGCAAGATCATAAATGGTTAAATAGGTTATATGAGTTGAAGCACAAGTGGATTCATGCATATACTAGAAACAAATTTTCGGCGTTTCAAAATAGTACATCGAGGAGTGAGGGGATGAATTCTTTCTTTGATAAGTATGTGAGTTCGACAACGGGTTTGAAGGAATTCATTGAAAATGCCCAAAAAGCATTGGCAAGGCAATTCATGAGGGAGAAGGAAGAAGATTATGTCACTATTAATTTAAAACGTCCCATGAAATTGCATATCACATTGGAGTATCATGCTTCTTGTATCTACACTAAGGAAATGTTTAGAAGATTTCAAGATGAATTGGTTGAGTCTTCAAAATACTTTGTTGAAAAAGATCGGCGAGCTAGTGAAGAAGGGGAGGGAATGGGGGATGTTTATACGTACTATAGTTGTTATAGGCCCATGTCCGAGCCTACGAGAAGAAATGTTTATTTTGTGGCATTCGAGAAAGCAAGCTCTTTGGGAATGTGTACGTGTAGAATGCTTGAACATTCGGGGCTACCTTGTAGACACCTATTGGCGGTCTTCACTAAGAAACGGGTTTCGGAAATTCCCCCGTATTACATAAACCAGAGGTGGACAATACAtgccaatagagttgatggtgtgtTGCCTTACAATTTGGATGTTGGACAAAGTCATGAGATGACCTCAACCGATCGATTTAATAGCATGACAATGTTAACCATGAGTTTTTGTCAAAGTAGCATTGCATCCAAGGAACGATATGATTATGCCGTTGGAGTGATGAATCGAGAAATACCAATTCTCGAAAGAATGAGCGTTGATGGAATTAAATCTTACGAAAGCAATTCGCATGCTCCAAATGCAAGTGCTCATGAAGAACCAATTATTGACCCTATTATGTCCCAAACTAAATGGAGGCAGAAGGACGTTCGTTTCAAAAGTCTCATAGAATCGATTGGTAAAAAGGAGAAGCCTTCAAGAAGGTGCACTTATTGTCAAATGGAAGACCATGATAAAAGAAAGTGTGCTACTAGACTAGAAGATCTTAAAAATGTTCAAGAATCGCAATATAATTAG
- the LOC141711925 gene encoding D-lactate dehydrogenase [cytochrome], mitochondrial isoform X2, which translates to MAFSRLYSSLKSLNKASLRNSLFHSQNPQFHITNRLSSSYNEHKPDISWLSSLVPVAIAISAGSFAFQTLDNPALCDASSQHPQSGVNYGGKGSTDYVVKGHHRNVPQQLILELKDICQDNMSLDYNERDFHGKPQNSFHKAVNIPDVVVYPRSEEEVSKIVKSCNKYKVPIIPYGGATSIEGHTLSPNGGVCIDMTLMNHVKALHVEDMDVVVEPGIGWMELNEYLEPHGLFFPLDPGPGATIGGMCATRCSGSLAVRYGTMRDNVINLKVVLADGDITKTGSRARKSAAGYDLTRLMIGSEGTLGVITEVTLRLQKIPQYSVVAMCNFPTIKDASDVAIATMMSGIQVSRVELLDEVQVKAINFANSKNLPEVPTLMFEFVGTEAYAREQALIVQKLVSEHNGSDFVFAEDSETKKELWKIRKEALWACFAMAPNCEAMISDVCVPLSNLAELISKSKEEMDASALMWNLHRRTWCGYWENEVP; encoded by the exons CATTGAAATCACTGAACAAAGCTAGCCTCAGAAACTCGTTATTTCACAGCCAAAACCCCCAATTTCACATAACAAACCGTTTAAGCAGCTCATATAACGAACATAAGCCCGACATTTCATGGCTAAGCTCCCTGGTACCTGTAGCAATTGCTATCTCAGCTGGATCATTCGCCTTCCAAACCCTAGACAATCCTGCCTTATGCGATGCCTCTTCTCAACATCCCCAAAG CGGTGTTAACTATGGGGGAAAAGGCAGCACGGATTATGTGGTGAAAGGTCACCACAGGAATGTGCCGCAACAGCTTATTCTCGAATTGAAGGATATTTGTCAA GATAATATGTCATTGGATTATAACGAAAGAGACTTCCATGGAAAACCTCAAAACAGCTTTCACAAAGCTGTTAATATCCCTGATGTGGTTGTTTATCCAAG GTCAGAAGAGGAAGTCTCCAAAATAGTCAAATCTTGTAACAAGTATAAG GTACCTATTATACCATATGGCGGAGCTACATCAATAGAGGGCCATACGCTATCCCCTAATGGAGGTGTTTGCATCGACATGACATTAATGAAC CATGTCAAAGCATTACATGTTGAGGATATGGATGTCGTTGTTGAGCCTGGGATTGGATGGATGGAGCTGAATGAATATCTTGAACCACATGGCCTATTCTTTCCTCTTGATCCTG GGCCTGGGGCGACCATTGGCGGAATGTGTGCTACTCGTTGCTCTGGTTCTTTAGCAGTGAG GTATGGTACTATGCGTGATAATGTCATCAATCTTAAG GTTGTTCTAGCAGATGGAGATATTACCAAAACAGGATCTCGAGCGAGGAAAAGTGCTGCTGG GTACGATCTGACACGACTGATGATCGGAAGTGAAGGTACTTTAGGGGTGATAACTGAAGTTACTCTGCGTCTGCAAAAAATTCCACAATATTCTGTG GTTGCAATGTGTAACTTTCCTACGATTAAGGATGCATCAGATGTTGCTATTGCGACTATGATGTCTGGCATACAG GTCTCAAGGGTAGAGCTGTTAGATGAGGTTCAGGTGAAAGCTATTAATTTTGCTAACAGCAAGAACTTGCCCGAAGTACCGACCTTGATGTTTGAATTTGTAGGCACAG AAGCATATGCACGGGAGCAGGCTTTGATAGTTCAGAAATTAGTATCTGAGCACAATGGGTCTGATTTTGTGTTTGCTGAAGATTCTGAAACGAAAAAAGAACTTTGGAAG ATAAGGAAAGAGGCACTTTGGGCCTGCTTTGCAATGGCTCCTAATTGTGAAGCAATGATTTCA GATGTATGTGTTCCCTTGTCAAACCTAGCAGAATTAATATCAAAATCTAAAGAGGAGATGGACGCTTCCGCACTGATGTG GAACTTGCACAGGAGAACATGGTGTGGGTACTGGGAAAATGAAG TACCTTGA
- the LOC141711925 gene encoding D-lactate dehydrogenase [cytochrome], mitochondrial isoform X1, whose amino-acid sequence MAFSRLYSSLKSLNKASLRNSLFHSQNPQFHITNRLSSSYNEHKPDISWLSSLVPVAIAISAGSFAFQTLDNPALCDASSQHPQSGVNYGGKGSTDYVVKGHHRNVPQQLILELKDICQDNMSLDYNERDFHGKPQNSFHKAVNIPDVVVYPRSEEEVSKIVKSCNKYKVPIIPYGGATSIEGHTLSPNGGVCIDMTLMNHVKALHVEDMDVVVEPGIGWMELNEYLEPHGLFFPLDPGPGATIGGMCATRCSGSLAVRYGTMRDNVINLKVVLADGDITKTGSRARKSAAGYDLTRLMIGSEGTLGVITEVTLRLQKIPQYSVVAMCNFPTIKDASDVAIATMMSGIQVSRVELLDEVQVKAINFANSKNLPEVPTLMFEFVGTEAYAREQALIVQKLVSEHNGSDFVFAEDSETKKELWKIRKEALWACFAMAPNCEAMISDVCVPLSNLAELISKSKEEMDASALMCMVVAHAGDGNFHTIIMFDPIQEEQRREAERLNHFMVHTALSMEGTCTGEHGVGTGKMKYLEKELGIEALRTMKRIKDALDPNNIMNPGKVIPPHVCF is encoded by the exons CATTGAAATCACTGAACAAAGCTAGCCTCAGAAACTCGTTATTTCACAGCCAAAACCCCCAATTTCACATAACAAACCGTTTAAGCAGCTCATATAACGAACATAAGCCCGACATTTCATGGCTAAGCTCCCTGGTACCTGTAGCAATTGCTATCTCAGCTGGATCATTCGCCTTCCAAACCCTAGACAATCCTGCCTTATGCGATGCCTCTTCTCAACATCCCCAAAG CGGTGTTAACTATGGGGGAAAAGGCAGCACGGATTATGTGGTGAAAGGTCACCACAGGAATGTGCCGCAACAGCTTATTCTCGAATTGAAGGATATTTGTCAA GATAATATGTCATTGGATTATAACGAAAGAGACTTCCATGGAAAACCTCAAAACAGCTTTCACAAAGCTGTTAATATCCCTGATGTGGTTGTTTATCCAAG GTCAGAAGAGGAAGTCTCCAAAATAGTCAAATCTTGTAACAAGTATAAG GTACCTATTATACCATATGGCGGAGCTACATCAATAGAGGGCCATACGCTATCCCCTAATGGAGGTGTTTGCATCGACATGACATTAATGAAC CATGTCAAAGCATTACATGTTGAGGATATGGATGTCGTTGTTGAGCCTGGGATTGGATGGATGGAGCTGAATGAATATCTTGAACCACATGGCCTATTCTTTCCTCTTGATCCTG GGCCTGGGGCGACCATTGGCGGAATGTGTGCTACTCGTTGCTCTGGTTCTTTAGCAGTGAG GTATGGTACTATGCGTGATAATGTCATCAATCTTAAG GTTGTTCTAGCAGATGGAGATATTACCAAAACAGGATCTCGAGCGAGGAAAAGTGCTGCTGG GTACGATCTGACACGACTGATGATCGGAAGTGAAGGTACTTTAGGGGTGATAACTGAAGTTACTCTGCGTCTGCAAAAAATTCCACAATATTCTGTG GTTGCAATGTGTAACTTTCCTACGATTAAGGATGCATCAGATGTTGCTATTGCGACTATGATGTCTGGCATACAG GTCTCAAGGGTAGAGCTGTTAGATGAGGTTCAGGTGAAAGCTATTAATTTTGCTAACAGCAAGAACTTGCCCGAAGTACCGACCTTGATGTTTGAATTTGTAGGCACAG AAGCATATGCACGGGAGCAGGCTTTGATAGTTCAGAAATTAGTATCTGAGCACAATGGGTCTGATTTTGTGTTTGCTGAAGATTCTGAAACGAAAAAAGAACTTTGGAAG ATAAGGAAAGAGGCACTTTGGGCCTGCTTTGCAATGGCTCCTAATTGTGAAGCAATGATTTCA GATGTATGTGTTCCCTTGTCAAACCTAGCAGAATTAATATCAAAATCTAAAGAGGAGATGGACGCTTCCGCACTGATGTG TATGGTTGTTGCTCATGCCGGTGATGGGAACTTTCACACTATAATTATGTTTGACCCCATCCAAGAGGAACAACGAAGGGAAGCTGAAAGACTGAATCATTTTATGGTTCATACTGCTTTGTCAATGGAAG GAACTTGCACAGGAGAACATGGTGTGGGTACTGGGAAAATGAAG TACCTTGAGAAAGAACTTGGAATAGAGGCTTTAAGAACAATGAAGAGAATTAAAGATGCACTAGATCCCAATAACATCATGAATCCAGGAAAGGTCATTCCTCCTCATGTTTGTTTCTAG